A single window of Pseudomonadota bacterium DNA harbors:
- a CDS encoding IS1 family transposase: MNKLDNKKRAQIIAALVEGNSIRATCRMTDTAKGTVIKLLCDIGKACSEYQDKVFRNLTCKRIQCDEIWSFCYAKQKNVPEDKQGRLGYGDVWTFTAICADTKLVPSWHIGKRDVGTATGFMNDLAGRMTNRVQLTTDGHKMYLDAVDDAFGPDIDFSQLIKMYGTPIENETRYSPAQCIGTAKRVIQGNPDLKLTSTSYVERQNLTMRMSMRRFTRLTNAFSKKIENLAHAVALHFMYYNFCRIHQTLRITPAMAAGVTDQLWDIEDIVSLIK, from the coding sequence ATGAATAAGTTGGACAATAAAAAGAGAGCACAAATAATAGCTGCTTTAGTAGAAGGTAATTCTATTCGTGCTACTTGCCGTATGACTGATACTGCCAAGGGAACGGTTATAAAACTTCTTTGTGATATAGGTAAAGCCTGTTCAGAATATCAGGATAAAGTATTTCGTAACCTTACATGCAAGCGTATCCAGTGTGATGAGATATGGTCTTTCTGCTATGCAAAACAAAAGAACGTACCAGAAGATAAACAGGGTAGACTTGGTTACGGTGATGTATGGACGTTTACAGCTATATGCGCCGATACAAAACTTGTTCCCTCATGGCATATTGGGAAAAGGGATGTAGGCACAGCGACAGGCTTTATGAATGATCTTGCCGGACGTATGACTAATAGGGTGCAGCTAACTACCGATGGTCACAAGATGTATTTAGATGCTGTTGATGATGCCTTTGGCCCTGACATTGATTTTAGCCAACTCATAAAGATGTATGGTACGCCTATAGAAAACGAAACACGGTATAGTCCTGCACAATGTATAGGAACAGCTAAGAGAGTTATTCAAGGCAATCCCGATCTTAAGTTAACATCTACAAGTTATGTTGAAAGGCAAAACCTTACCATGAGAATGAGTATGAGAAGATTTACGAGATTAACAAATGCTTTCTCAAAAAAGATAGAAAACCTTGCTCATGCGGTGGCCCTTCATTTCATGTATTATAATTTTTGCCGGATTCATCAAACATTGAGAATAACCCCGGCAATGGCCGCAGGGGTTACAGATCAATTGTGGGATATTGAAGATATAGTGTCTCTTATAAAATAA